In Prescottella soli, a genomic segment contains:
- a CDS encoding AurF N-oxygenase family protein, translating to MRVGDRQDTAARLLASAARKSYDPLVEVDWEAPIPEDLYGMTPEWCSLYGTELWDRMTEKQRITLTRHEAASVAGTGIWFEMILMQMLLRDIYSHDPSTPHVQFALTEIADECRHSTMFARSAQRLGIPSYRPKKWILNAARLFKATASGSLAYGGTLFAEEILDMMQRDFMKDERVQPITRTVSKIHVLEEARHIKFAREETVRRVKNLSRRKLAYQRFVLGVSAYFIVTCLVNEQVYAAAGLDVEEAKRASKSNEHYHAMIREGSRKTIEFLDECGLVGGPSKLLLRRAHIV from the coding sequence GCGCGTAAGTCGTACGACCCGCTCGTCGAGGTCGACTGGGAGGCCCCGATTCCCGAGGACCTGTACGGCATGACGCCTGAGTGGTGCAGCCTGTACGGCACCGAGCTGTGGGACCGGATGACCGAGAAGCAGCGGATCACGCTCACCCGGCACGAGGCCGCGAGCGTTGCCGGCACCGGTATCTGGTTCGAGATGATCCTCATGCAGATGCTGCTGCGCGACATCTACTCGCACGACCCGTCGACGCCGCACGTGCAGTTCGCGCTCACCGAGATCGCCGACGAGTGCCGGCACTCGACGATGTTCGCGCGCTCGGCGCAGCGGTTGGGGATCCCCTCGTACCGACCCAAGAAGTGGATCCTGAACGCCGCTCGCCTCTTCAAGGCCACCGCGTCGGGCTCCCTCGCGTACGGCGGCACGCTGTTCGCGGAGGAAATCCTCGACATGATGCAGCGCGACTTCATGAAGGACGAGCGGGTCCAGCCCATCACTCGCACCGTCAGCAAGATCCACGTCCTCGAGGAAGCGCGCCACATCAAGTTCGCCCGCGAGGAGACGGTGCGCCGCGTGAAGAACCTGTCGCGCCGCAAGCTCGCCTATCAGCGGTTCGTGCTGGGCGTGTCGGCGTACTTCATCGTCACGTGCCTGGTGAACGAGCAGGTGTACGCGGCCGCGGGCCTGGACGTCGAGGAGGCCAAGCGGGCCTCGAAGTCCAACGAGCACTACCACGCGATGATCCGCGAGGGCTCCCGCAAGACGATCGAGTTCCTCGACGAGTGCGGACTGGTCGGCGGGCCGTCGAAGCTGCTGCTGCGCCGCGCGCACATCGTCTAG
- a CDS encoding alpha/beta fold hydrolase: MSERKSRRGLWTLIGVAGVAGAAVVVARSRSASGSATRGNAAEGAAVFATPRVEPEIIPVISADGAELHVRAYGPPEADPIVLSHGWTCSTDFWNPQVNALAEKYRVITYDQRGHGRSGIGSAPLTPDVLADDLAAVLAATVRDGRKAEIVGHSMGGMSIVAWARRYPEQVQRYAQSVLLASTGTDSLVAETTVIPLPQRFPRIPVPVGRVILGSAMPMPASPMATRAIKYIALAPGSTPAEVAFCERIVTACHPRTRGGWGAALSTLDIKDGLKNLQVPTTVLVGTADRLTPPSHARRLAQVLDDAEHLERLIVLPGIGHMTSVEAVADFNAEVERLRGLN, from the coding sequence GTGAGCGAACGGAAGTCCCGCAGGGGGCTGTGGACGTTGATCGGTGTCGCCGGTGTGGCGGGTGCCGCGGTGGTCGTGGCGCGTAGCAGGTCGGCGTCCGGGTCGGCGACGCGTGGGAACGCGGCCGAGGGGGCCGCGGTGTTCGCGACGCCGCGCGTGGAACCGGAGATCATCCCGGTCATCTCGGCGGACGGTGCCGAACTCCACGTGCGGGCCTACGGACCGCCCGAAGCCGATCCGATCGTGCTCAGCCACGGGTGGACGTGTTCGACCGACTTCTGGAACCCGCAGGTCAATGCGCTGGCCGAGAAGTATCGGGTCATCACCTACGACCAGCGCGGACACGGCCGCAGTGGGATCGGTTCCGCTCCGCTGACCCCGGACGTCCTCGCCGACGACCTGGCCGCCGTCCTCGCCGCGACCGTGCGCGACGGACGCAAGGCGGAGATCGTCGGTCACAGCATGGGCGGGATGAGCATCGTCGCGTGGGCCCGCCGGTACCCCGAGCAGGTGCAGCGTTACGCCCAGTCGGTGCTGCTGGCGAGCACCGGCACCGACAGCCTGGTCGCCGAGACTACGGTCATTCCACTGCCGCAACGCTTTCCGCGGATCCCGGTGCCGGTGGGGCGTGTGATCCTCGGCTCGGCGATGCCGATGCCCGCGTCCCCGATGGCCACCCGCGCCATCAAGTACATCGCGCTGGCGCCCGGTTCGACGCCCGCCGAGGTCGCGTTCTGCGAGCGCATCGTCACCGCGTGTCACCCCCGCACCCGCGGCGGCTGGGGTGCCGCGCTGAGCACCCTCGACATCAAGGACGGCCTGAAGAACCTCCAGGTGCCGACCACGGTGCTGGTGGGTACCGCGGACCGGCTCACGCCGCCGTCGCACGCGCGCCGGCTCGCGCAGGTCCTCGACGACGCCGAGCACCTCGAGCGGTTGATCGTGCTTCCGGGCATCGGCCACATGACGTCGGTGGAGGCGGTCGCCGACTTCAACGCCGAGGTCGAGCGCCTGCGCGGCCTGAACTGA
- a CDS encoding DUF2505 domain-containing protein, whose translation MARHIEHSAQYPHSVATLHAALTDERYWHARLQEVGGPSAKLDDVALGDGTIDVAMTQAVPAEHLPAVVTKIRPGDLIIKRTESWGALQGDRAEGTFSAEVEGAPGQLRGTMTLTAKGDGSLLVMEGEVEVKLPLIGSKVEAVIAGQVLELLDAEEDFTGQWTAAK comes from the coding sequence ATGGCCCGACACATCGAGCATTCCGCGCAATACCCCCACTCGGTTGCGACGCTGCACGCCGCGCTCACCGACGAGCGCTACTGGCATGCCCGCCTGCAGGAGGTCGGCGGACCCAGCGCGAAGCTCGACGACGTGGCCCTCGGCGACGGCACGATCGACGTCGCGATGACGCAGGCCGTCCCCGCCGAGCACCTGCCGGCCGTGGTCACCAAGATCCGCCCGGGTGACCTGATCATCAAGCGCACCGAATCGTGGGGTGCGCTACAGGGCGACCGCGCCGAGGGCACGTTCTCCGCGGAGGTCGAGGGCGCCCCCGGGCAGCTGCGCGGCACGATGACCCTGACCGCCAAGGGCGACGGATCGCTCCTGGTCATGGAGGGCGAGGTGGAGGTCAAGCTGCCGCTGATCGGCAGCAAGGTCGAGGCCGTCATCGCCGGGCAGGTCCTCGAGCTGCTGGACGCCGAGGAAGACTTCACCGGCCAGTGGACGGCAGCGAAGTAG
- a CDS encoding type IV toxin-antitoxin system AbiEi family antitoxin domain-containing protein: protein MAGWTDPRREPTPAAGEDLRRLALRQAGYFTTGQALRLGCTAEDIGGRLAEGSWLRIERDLFRLASFPRSDLEEYAKWCAWFEGSAVVSHQSAAELHGLGHLHPSFVHLSTEGSAPAPTRRLALHRREIRAQDYELAGTFGITTPLCTAVDLASGGIAQDLFDEVVSDGVAIGRIDPEELRAQCEGRPQQVAERIEHALGACR, encoded by the coding sequence ATGGCGGGCTGGACAGATCCGCGGCGCGAACCCACTCCGGCAGCGGGGGAGGATCTGCGTCGTCTTGCGCTCCGGCAAGCGGGGTATTTCACGACCGGGCAGGCGCTGCGTCTTGGTTGCACTGCCGAGGATATCGGCGGCCGCCTGGCCGAGGGGTCCTGGTTGCGGATCGAACGGGATCTGTTCCGCCTCGCCTCGTTCCCCCGCAGCGACCTCGAGGAGTACGCCAAGTGGTGCGCGTGGTTCGAGGGATCCGCGGTGGTCTCCCACCAGAGCGCGGCCGAACTGCACGGCCTCGGCCACCTGCACCCGAGCTTCGTGCACCTGTCGACGGAGGGTTCGGCCCCCGCGCCCACCCGTCGACTCGCGCTGCACCGTCGGGAGATTCGCGCCCAGGACTACGAGTTGGCCGGAACGTTCGGTATCACCACTCCGCTGTGCACCGCCGTGGACCTCGCCTCCGGCGGCATCGCGCAGGACCTGTTCGACGAGGTCGTCAGCGACGGTGTCGCGATCGGCCGGATCGACCCCGAGGAACTGCGCGCCCAGTGCGAGGGCCGGCCGCAGCAGGTGGCCGAGCGCATCGAGCACGCGCTGGGTGCGTGCCGGTAG
- the purU gene encoding formyltetrahydrofolate deformylase produces MSSAASTDDRRYVLSLGCPDRTGIVARISAFLAEIGGWIVEAAYHADADTGWFFTRQAVRASSISLSLEEMRERFAEVAAELGPETEWTLTDTGERKRVVLLVSKEGHCLHDLLGRVAAGELQCDVAAVIGNHPDLERVTKRHGVDFHYVSFPKDPAERGPAFEQVRKLVDAHDPHAVVLARFMQVLPPELCEHWAGRAINIHHSFLPSFIGARPYHQAFARGVKLIGATCHYVTAELDAGPIIEQDVIRVDHTDEVADMVRQGRDIEKLVLARGLRWHLEDRVQVHGRKTVVFS; encoded by the coding sequence ATGAGTTCTGCTGCCTCGACCGACGACCGTCGTTACGTTCTGTCTCTGGGTTGCCCCGACCGCACCGGCATCGTGGCCCGCATTTCCGCGTTCCTCGCCGAGATCGGCGGTTGGATCGTCGAGGCCGCATACCACGCCGACGCCGACACCGGCTGGTTCTTCACCCGGCAGGCGGTGCGGGCGTCGTCGATCAGCCTGAGCCTCGAGGAGATGCGGGAGAGGTTCGCGGAGGTCGCCGCGGAGCTCGGCCCGGAGACCGAGTGGACGCTCACCGACACCGGTGAGCGCAAGCGGGTCGTGCTGCTCGTGAGCAAGGAAGGCCACTGCCTGCACGACCTCCTCGGCCGCGTCGCCGCCGGGGAGCTGCAGTGCGACGTCGCCGCCGTGATCGGCAACCATCCCGACCTCGAGCGGGTCACCAAGCGGCACGGCGTCGACTTCCACTACGTCTCGTTCCCGAAGGACCCGGCCGAGCGCGGTCCCGCGTTCGAGCAGGTCCGCAAGCTCGTCGATGCACACGACCCGCATGCGGTCGTGCTGGCCCGCTTCATGCAGGTGCTGCCGCCCGAGCTGTGCGAGCACTGGGCCGGCCGCGCGATCAACATCCACCACAGCTTCCTGCCGTCGTTCATCGGCGCACGTCCGTACCACCAGGCCTTCGCGCGGGGCGTGAAGTTGATCGGCGCCACCTGCCACTACGTGACCGCCGAACTGGACGCCGGCCCGATCATCGAGCAGGACGTCATCCGGGTCGACCACACCGACGAAGTCGCGGACATGGTCCGGCAGGGCCGGGACATCGAGAAGCTGGTGCTGGCACGCGGTCTGCGGTGGCACCTGGAGGACCGCGTCCAGGTGCACGGCCGCAAGACCGTCGTCTTCAGCTGA
- a CDS encoding MerR family transcriptional regulator: MKEYRIDDLAREAGVSVRNVRVYQDRGLLPPPRREGRAGWYNESHLARLNLIGRMLDRGYTFATISELLTAAQYGLQVRDVLETDDPGGRWKKYRRAAKLTMSELRRMFGDQTTEANIALGTQLGVLAKAGKDYSVANPRLMEAAQVLVDAGVPLSDILEQTEAVRRDLGDVAARFVELVSDRYLAPEGGMLELDEAKVSEVAALVNQVRPLAHDAVHALFSEAMEEQISKALAKAASQLEQVAPEADSTRAG, translated from the coding sequence ATGAAGGAGTACCGCATCGACGACCTCGCGCGCGAGGCCGGCGTCAGTGTGCGGAACGTGCGGGTCTACCAGGATCGGGGCCTGCTTCCCCCGCCGCGCAGGGAGGGCCGGGCCGGTTGGTACAACGAGTCGCACCTCGCGCGGCTCAACCTGATCGGCCGGATGCTCGACCGTGGCTACACCTTCGCCACGATCAGTGAGCTGCTCACCGCCGCCCAGTACGGCCTGCAGGTGCGCGACGTCCTCGAGACCGACGACCCGGGCGGACGGTGGAAGAAGTATCGCCGCGCCGCGAAGCTCACCATGTCGGAGCTGCGCCGCATGTTCGGCGACCAGACCACCGAGGCCAACATCGCCCTCGGCACCCAGCTCGGCGTCCTCGCGAAGGCAGGCAAGGACTACTCGGTGGCAAACCCGCGGCTGATGGAGGCCGCGCAGGTCCTCGTCGACGCGGGGGTTCCGCTGTCCGACATCCTCGAGCAGACCGAGGCGGTGCGCCGCGATCTGGGCGACGTCGCCGCACGATTCGTCGAACTCGTCTCGGACCGCTACCTCGCTCCCGAGGGCGGAATGCTCGAGCTCGACGAGGCGAAGGTGTCGGAGGTTGCGGCCCTGGTGAACCAGGTGCGCCCGCTTGCGCACGACGCGGTGCACGCCTTGTTCTCGGAGGCGATGGAGGAACAGATCTCGAAAGCGCTCGCGAAGGCCGCGAGTCAGCTCGAACAGGTTGCGCCCGAGGCGGACTCGACGCGCGCCGGCTAG
- a CDS encoding TIGR03619 family F420-dependent LLM class oxidoreductase, with the protein MRFTYAEAMTNPDYYLPLAQAAEKVGFHSMTVPDSICYPEESDSVYPYNADGSREFLEDKAFPEAFILTSAMGAVTSTLRFTPFVLKLPVRPPVLVAKQAATIAHMTNNRLGLGVGVSPWREDFEVMGVPFAKRGKRMDEAIDIVRGLTRGDYFEFHGEFYDVPSIKINPVPTEPIPILIGGHSDAALRRAAVRGDGWMHAGGDPDELDRLLGVLQKYREEAGTADRPFEIHVISLDGYTPDGIRRLEDKGVTDVVVGFRNSYAEGPDLEPLEAKIANLEGYAESVIART; encoded by the coding sequence ATGCGATTCACCTATGCCGAGGCGATGACGAACCCCGACTACTATCTCCCGCTGGCCCAGGCCGCGGAGAAGGTCGGGTTCCACAGCATGACCGTCCCCGACAGCATCTGCTACCCGGAGGAATCCGATTCGGTCTACCCGTACAACGCGGACGGCAGTCGAGAGTTCCTCGAGGACAAGGCGTTTCCGGAGGCCTTCATCCTCACCTCGGCAATGGGTGCGGTGACGAGCACGCTGCGCTTCACCCCGTTCGTGCTCAAGCTTCCGGTGCGGCCGCCGGTACTGGTCGCCAAGCAGGCGGCGACGATTGCACACATGACGAACAACCGGCTCGGGCTCGGCGTCGGGGTCAGCCCCTGGCGTGAGGACTTCGAGGTGATGGGCGTGCCTTTCGCCAAGCGCGGCAAGCGCATGGACGAGGCGATCGACATCGTGCGCGGCCTCACCCGAGGCGACTACTTCGAGTTCCACGGGGAGTTCTACGACGTGCCGTCGATCAAGATCAATCCCGTTCCGACCGAGCCCATCCCCATTCTCATCGGCGGGCACAGCGACGCCGCGCTGCGTCGCGCGGCGGTTCGCGGCGACGGCTGGATGCATGCCGGCGGCGATCCCGACGAACTCGATCGCCTCCTCGGCGTGCTGCAGAAGTACCGGGAGGAAGCGGGCACCGCGGACCGCCCGTTCGAGATCCACGTGATCTCGCTGGACGGCTACACGCCGGACGGGATCCGGCGGCTCGAGGACAAGGGCGTCACCGATGTGGTCGTCGGGTTCCGCAACTCGTACGCCGAGGGGCCGGACCTGGAGCCGCTGGAAGCGAAGATCGCCAATCTCGAGGGCTACGCCGAATCGGTCATCGCCCGGACGTGA
- a CDS encoding LmeA family phospholipid-binding protein: protein MSAPVNAPQKPTAPKPKRRKALVISLIVVAALVVALVGGELFIRQRATSCMESQFQSQLGSPVDVGLSWKPVLLQMMDKDIPYVTIDSTGSSFGPAQGMQVHARANDIKVTNSPDSSGTIGSSTADATWKSAGILATVQSETLGNLVSSVTPAPASGTLKFAVGPAGLADLTVRPTVQNGQIKVETVGAEILGLGLPTALVDGIVQTLTDSLQQYPLGMAPTSLTVTDDAIEVHLEGGQYVMPAPDPNAPQSGCSLL from the coding sequence ATGTCGGCACCAGTGAACGCACCCCAGAAGCCCACGGCCCCAAAGCCCAAACGGCGCAAGGCACTCGTGATCTCACTGATCGTGGTCGCGGCACTCGTCGTCGCGTTGGTCGGCGGTGAGCTGTTCATCCGGCAGCGCGCGACCAGCTGCATGGAGTCACAGTTCCAGAGCCAGCTCGGCTCCCCGGTGGACGTCGGCCTCAGCTGGAAGCCGGTCCTGCTGCAGATGATGGACAAGGACATCCCCTACGTGACGATCGACAGCACCGGCTCGTCGTTCGGTCCGGCGCAGGGCATGCAGGTTCACGCCCGCGCCAACGACATCAAGGTGACCAACTCCCCCGACAGCAGCGGCACGATCGGCAGCTCCACGGCCGACGCCACGTGGAAGAGCGCCGGGATCCTCGCGACGGTGCAGTCGGAGACGCTCGGCAACCTGGTCAGCTCGGTGACCCCCGCCCCGGCCTCGGGCACGCTGAAGTTCGCCGTCGGCCCCGCGGGACTCGCCGACCTCACGGTTCGGCCGACGGTGCAGAACGGTCAGATCAAGGTCGAGACCGTCGGCGCCGAAATCCTCGGCCTGGGCTTGCCGACGGCGCTGGTCGACGGCATCGTGCAGACGCTCACCGACAGCCTGCAGCAGTACCCGCTGGGCATGGCGCCGACGTCGCTGACCGTCACCGACGATGCGATCGAGGTGCACCTCGAGGGCGGTCAGTACGTGATGCCGGCGCCCGATCCCAACGCGCCGCAGTCCGGCTGCAGCCTCCTGTAG
- a CDS encoding DUF2505 domain-containing protein, with protein sequence MARRIDYSARFEHPAEKVYAALSDRDYWEARMEEMRKYSENHVDTLEVTDDGIHLVLHHVLPRKDLPEIAQTVLKKDLIITRREKYTPFGEPVTGTYEASIPAGPGSLTGTIELFTTDTGSTLRTSSEAKVYLPFVGGKLEQLMLVNLVDLFRTEAEVTAAWLAQQ encoded by the coding sequence ATGGCCCGTCGCATCGACTATTCCGCCAGGTTCGAACATCCTGCCGAAAAGGTGTACGCCGCGCTCAGCGACCGGGACTACTGGGAGGCGCGGATGGAGGAGATGCGCAAGTACTCCGAGAACCACGTCGACACCCTCGAGGTCACCGACGACGGGATCCACCTGGTGCTGCACCACGTGCTGCCGCGCAAGGACCTGCCGGAGATCGCGCAGACCGTGCTGAAGAAGGACCTGATCATCACCCGCAGGGAGAAGTACACCCCGTTCGGGGAACCGGTGACGGGCACCTACGAGGCGTCGATCCCGGCGGGGCCGGGCAGTCTCACCGGAACGATCGAGTTGTTCACCACCGACACCGGGAGCACGCTGCGCACGTCGTCGGAGGCGAAGGTGTACCTCCCCTTCGTCGGCGGCAAGCTCGAGCAGCTGATGCTGGTGAATCTGGTCGACCTGTTCCGGACCGAGGCCGAGGTCACCGCTGCCTGGCTCGCGCAGCAGTAA
- a CDS encoding class I SAM-dependent methyltransferase, whose product MADRSAEEIAATFDAAAADFDRVSADVWGPTGQCLVFQAGLRPGDAVLDVGSGTGASALPAAAAVGPTGLVHAIDLSDAMLERGRVKASDRALLNIEFVCADATTWEAPSTVPDAGYDALISSYAVFFLPDMDDAFARLLRLVRPGGTVGVTAWQQSALREYATTFFDALGPHLPQPLPDRAGRMEPAQRIDTPDKLRAWLAAAGSEAVEVRELPILIPATEEFCWNFVLGSGLRGTLSGLAPDVVERIRADFMGLITDRGLHTVDATTLVGTARVVGFP is encoded by the coding sequence ATGGCCGACCGGAGCGCCGAGGAGATCGCCGCGACCTTCGACGCGGCTGCCGCCGACTTCGACCGGGTGTCCGCCGACGTGTGGGGCCCGACCGGGCAGTGCCTGGTGTTCCAGGCAGGGCTGCGGCCGGGGGACGCCGTCCTCGACGTCGGCAGCGGGACCGGGGCGTCGGCGCTACCCGCCGCGGCCGCGGTCGGTCCGACCGGCCTGGTGCATGCGATCGACCTGTCCGACGCGATGCTCGAACGGGGCCGGGTCAAGGCGTCGGATCGGGCGCTGCTCAACATCGAGTTCGTCTGCGCCGACGCCACGACGTGGGAGGCTCCGAGCACCGTGCCCGACGCCGGCTACGACGCGCTCATCAGCTCGTACGCGGTGTTCTTCCTGCCGGACATGGACGACGCGTTCGCGCGCCTGCTGCGGCTCGTCCGCCCCGGGGGCACGGTCGGGGTGACCGCCTGGCAGCAGAGCGCCCTGCGCGAGTATGCGACGACGTTCTTCGACGCCCTCGGCCCGCACCTGCCGCAGCCGCTGCCCGATCGCGCCGGGCGGATGGAACCCGCACAGCGCATCGACACCCCCGACAAGCTGCGGGCGTGGCTCGCCGCGGCGGGCAGCGAGGCGGTGGAGGTGCGTGAGCTGCCGATCCTGATCCCGGCTACGGAGGAGTTCTGCTGGAACTTCGTACTGGGCAGCGGTTTGCGCGGGACCCTGTCGGGGCTGGCACCGGACGTCGTCGAGCGGATCCGGGCCGACTTCATGGGCCTGATCACCGACCGCGGGCTGCACACCGTCGACGCGACGACGCTCGTCGGCACGGCGAGGGTCGTCGGATTTCCGTGA
- the deoC gene encoding deoxyribose-phosphate aldolase produces the protein MSDIALSRSHVAAMIDHTLLDPTASDADVRALVDEARELGVHAVCVSPSMLPLRIDDPHGPVLATVVGFPSGKHHSLVKGAEARLAVDQGAAEVDMVIDIGAAVAGEYNAVLADVLTVREAIGAKPVLKVIIESAALSDDAIVETCRAAERAGANFVKTSTGFHPAGGASTRAVRLMAQTVGGRLGVKASGGIRTADDALAMIAAGATRLGLSRTRAVLDGFPDRS, from the coding sequence ATGTCCGACATCGCGCTCAGTCGTTCCCACGTCGCCGCCATGATCGACCACACGCTGCTCGACCCGACCGCCTCGGACGCCGACGTCCGGGCGCTCGTCGACGAGGCCCGGGAGCTGGGGGTGCACGCGGTGTGCGTGTCGCCGTCGATGCTTCCGCTGCGGATCGACGACCCGCACGGACCGGTGCTCGCGACCGTCGTGGGCTTCCCGTCCGGTAAGCATCATTCGCTCGTCAAGGGCGCCGAGGCCCGGCTCGCGGTCGACCAGGGCGCCGCCGAGGTCGACATGGTGATCGACATCGGCGCCGCCGTCGCCGGCGAGTACAACGCGGTGCTCGCCGACGTCCTCACGGTGCGGGAGGCGATCGGGGCGAAGCCGGTGCTCAAGGTGATCATCGAATCGGCCGCGCTCTCGGACGACGCGATCGTCGAGACGTGCCGCGCCGCCGAACGGGCCGGCGCGAACTTCGTGAAGACCTCCACCGGCTTCCACCCGGCGGGCGGGGCGAGCACCCGGGCGGTGCGGCTGATGGCACAGACCGTGGGCGGGCGACTCGGGGTCAAGGCCAGTGGCGGCATCCGGACCGCCGACGACGCGCTGGCGATGATCGCCGCCGGAGCGACGCGGCTGGGCCTGTCCCGGACGCGCGCCGTCCTCGACGGGTTCCCGGACCGCTCGTGA
- a CDS encoding UDP-N-acetylmuramate dehydrogenase: protein MLDPLIRGRLEQAGAQLSEQVPLATLTTLRLGGPAAVLAECSSTATLVDVVRLLDDAGVPTLILGGGSNLVISDDGFAGVVVRVADAGVELGEDTVLAQAGAVWDDVVAKTVAAGLGGLECLSGIPGSTGATPVQNVGAYGVEVGSLLRRVQLLDRTTGDVRWVEPSALGLGYRTSVLKHRSDALVLAVEMTVRPDGSSAPLAYRELAAALGAQEGDRRPTGEVRDTVLGLRRSKGMVLDADDHDTWSAGSFFTNPVVADVDLPMILDTIRARVGADVRIPQFPGEAGTKLSAGWLIERAGFGKGYPGDDSRVRLSTKHTLALTNRGQARTRDLVDLARAVRDGVEAAFGVRLEPEPVAVGCVI, encoded by the coding sequence GTGTTGGATCCACTCATCCGGGGGCGCCTCGAGCAGGCCGGTGCGCAGTTGTCCGAGCAGGTGCCGCTGGCGACCCTGACGACCCTGCGGCTCGGCGGCCCCGCCGCGGTACTGGCCGAATGCTCCTCGACTGCGACCCTGGTCGACGTCGTCCGCCTCCTCGACGACGCCGGTGTGCCGACGCTGATCCTCGGCGGCGGATCCAACCTGGTGATCTCCGACGACGGCTTCGCCGGCGTGGTCGTCCGCGTCGCCGACGCCGGCGTCGAACTCGGTGAGGACACCGTGCTGGCGCAGGCCGGGGCGGTGTGGGACGACGTCGTCGCCAAGACCGTCGCGGCCGGCCTCGGCGGCCTCGAGTGTCTGTCCGGGATTCCCGGCTCGACCGGCGCGACGCCGGTGCAGAACGTCGGCGCGTACGGCGTCGAGGTGGGTTCGCTGCTGCGTCGGGTGCAGTTGCTCGACCGCACCACCGGCGACGTGCGCTGGGTCGAGCCGTCGGCGTTGGGCCTCGGGTACCGCACCAGTGTCCTCAAGCACCGCAGCGATGCGCTGGTGCTGGCCGTGGAGATGACGGTGCGGCCCGACGGGTCCAGCGCGCCGCTCGCGTACCGCGAGCTCGCGGCGGCGCTGGGGGCGCAGGAGGGCGACCGTCGGCCCACCGGGGAGGTGCGCGACACGGTGCTCGGGCTGCGCCGCAGCAAGGGCATGGTGCTCGACGCCGACGACCACGACACGTGGAGCGCGGGCTCGTTCTTCACCAATCCGGTCGTCGCGGACGTGGACCTGCCCATGATCCTCGACACGATCCGGGCGAGGGTCGGTGCGGACGTGCGGATTCCGCAGTTCCCGGGCGAGGCGGGCACCAAGCTGTCGGCGGGCTGGCTCATCGAGCGCGCCGGATTCGGCAAGGGATACCCGGGTGACGACTCGCGGGTCCGCTTGTCCACCAAGCACACTCTCGCGCTCACGAACCGCGGGCAGGCGAGGACGCGCGACCTCGTCGACCTCGCTCGCGCCGTCCGGGACGGCGTCGAGGCGGCGTTCGGGGTGCGGCTCGAACCCGAGCCCGTGGCTGTCGGCTGTGTGATCTGA
- a CDS encoding class I SAM-dependent methyltransferase, with protein MREGKPVGVITRGTTGINRLRRSDRWLVHSPVVARTLRDAPDPLIVDLGYGAMPVTTYELASRLRTVRRDVRVVGLEIDPDRVVEGRDGVSFARGGFELAGLRPTLIRAFNVLRQYPEDAVDHAWGRLRGGLAPGGLIVDGTCDELGRRCAWVLLDRDGPRSLTLAWDPFAADRPSDIAERLPKALIHRNVPGERIHDLLLTADRAWATSAGLAPFGPRIRWREALRQLAEQGVPVASQRRRIRDCVLTVPWSYVEPGR; from the coding sequence GTGCGTGAGGGCAAACCCGTCGGCGTCATCACCCGCGGAACCACAGGTATCAATCGGCTGCGCCGCAGCGACCGCTGGCTCGTCCACAGCCCGGTGGTGGCGCGCACGCTGCGTGACGCGCCCGACCCGCTGATCGTCGATCTCGGTTACGGCGCGATGCCGGTGACGACGTACGAGCTGGCGTCCCGCCTCCGCACGGTCCGCCGCGACGTCCGCGTCGTCGGGCTCGAGATCGATCCGGACCGGGTGGTGGAGGGCCGCGACGGCGTCAGCTTCGCGCGCGGCGGCTTCGAACTCGCCGGTCTGCGACCCACCCTGATCCGCGCGTTCAACGTGCTGCGGCAGTATCCGGAAGACGCCGTCGACCACGCGTGGGGACGGCTACGCGGCGGGCTCGCTCCGGGCGGTCTGATCGTCGACGGCACGTGCGACGAACTGGGCCGCCGGTGCGCGTGGGTGCTGCTCGATCGCGACGGCCCGCGTTCGCTGACCCTCGCGTGGGATCCGTTCGCCGCAGACCGGCCCAGCGACATCGCCGAGCGGCTACCCAAGGCACTCATCCATCGGAACGTGCCGGGCGAGCGCATCCACGATCTACTGCTGACCGCCGATCGCGCGTGGGCGACGTCCGCGGGACTGGCACCGTTCGGCCCGCGGATCCGCTGGCGGGAGGCGCTGCGCCAACTCGCCGAACAGGGCGTACCGGTCGCGTCGCAGCGACGCCGGATCCGGGACTGTGTCCTGACGGTGCCGTGGAGTTACGTCGAGCCCGGGCGCTAG